In Phycisphaerae bacterium, the sequence ACCGATCTCGTTGAACGCCCGCCACCACAGATCATGGGCATAGGTCAACACGTTCCGTTTGGCGACCAGGGTCAGCATCTTCTTGTGGTTCTTCTTGCGGCAGAACTCAAAGGCATATCGCAAGCAACGCTCGACGCCGAACCGAGTGGCGATCATTTCCTGCGTAGCCACCTCGTTGGGCGTGTTCTTCCGGAGGAAGCCGCCTCCGCCAAAGTACAGATCCTCGGTGTTCTCTCGGATGACATCGAAGTTGATGTGCTCGGGGCCCTTGTCCTTGAGCGGGGTCTCGACGCCGGGATACAGCTTGACCGGTCGAAGGTTGATGTACTGGTCCAACTCGAATCGCAATCGCAGCAGCAGGCCGATTTCAAGGATCCCGGGCGCGATCTCGGGGTCGCCGACGGCCCCGAGGTAGATGCCATCGTATTGCCGGAGTTCGGCGATCTGCTCGTCGGTGATGATGGGGATGTTCTGCTTGTTCGGATCGCCACCGCGAGCCAGATAGGCCTTGCCGCTGAAATCATACTCCGTGGTCGAG encodes:
- a CDS encoding 3-isopropylmalate dehydrogenase, which produces MVLKIAVIGGDGTGPEVVREGLKVLKEVAAKEGFQYSTTEYDFSGKAYLARGGDPNKQNIPIITDEQIAELRQYDGIYLGAVGDPEIAPGILEIGLLLRLRFELDQYINLRPVKLYPGVETPLKDKGPEHINFDVIRENTEDLYFGGGGFLRKNTPNEVATQEMIATRFGVERCLRYAFEFCRKKNHKKMLTLVAKRNVLTYAHDLWWRAFNEIGDRDYPDIKRDYNHVDACCMWFVKNPEFYDTIVVPNMFGDIITDLGAMIQGGMGVAAGGNINPQGVSMFEPIGG